A single window of Candidatus Flexicrinis affinis DNA harbors:
- a CDS encoding FtsX-like permease family protein, translating to MGRIGFYLAYALRNLWRSRRWSTFAVFSVAAGVATMVALRSLGLAIGDSLAADVRATNKGDLTVSAGGARFFSALTDPSDDANNFSPDMIRRVETWAAERGGEITAYRVSSGTQLTLVGAVTAGRPQFINSYFIDPDSYPLTNDVFAEDPPGVPLGELLTGEGNEVVISRNLADRESISVGDAVRVSGSDRDFVVRGIVPTAVQAGFFQLVSNELLSVIFGFAYFDRDAVDGVLDLNIGPNRLGVIFPDGTPFDQVDDYRRELWPIVSNGRVSVNSIRTPSDILEASAVISDVLGRFIVVLGLGAMLLGGVGIINTMLVLVRRRTEEIAALKTFGLKGRQVAMMFLAEAMWIGVFGSLVGGVFGVALSGVANRFGSDLIQQPLSFRIYPEAILFGGVLGVFVSAVFGILPVLSAAKVRPAIVLRPNDVSNVTAGCLPRLAAIGFIVIALGLIAGQIIGFPLVGVIGVAVTLLILGILACVMWAIVWLVGKLPSFGSVDLRLALRDLTTRRMRTAITLLALSAGMFALSSIAFFGESVRDILQFSFTNTLGGNVLMFPVLPQELARPIIDGRLDTLEGVESRSRLMMFAGTLRDIQRADGSQPPRMDSLNINVTVRDTDDPNWSIPGITAGRSLTEADRGTLVAVYIKPQFTPDGEAPAYRLGDRLTIYQFSSRQSLTVEIVGVADSSPTGGFGGLWLPPDLIAPRYADFTLNLAKIAPDKLNDALLGLSTLPLVLTFDISFFDGILTRLITQFSALPLLVGILSLGAAAVITANTVALATLERRRQTGVMRAIGLKGGRVLRILLLENVIVSLLGALIGIGLSALGVWMMTTFSFESAILIPRSALPIAVLLVLVAIGIGAFATYASGSVAVRERIMNTLRYE from the coding sequence ATGGGCCGGATCGGGTTCTACTTGGCGTACGCGCTGCGCAATTTGTGGCGCAGCAGACGCTGGTCGACGTTTGCCGTTTTCTCTGTGGCGGCCGGCGTCGCAACGATGGTCGCGCTGCGCAGCCTCGGACTGGCAATCGGCGACTCGCTGGCGGCCGACGTGCGCGCGACCAACAAGGGCGACTTGACGGTGTCTGCTGGAGGCGCGCGATTCTTTTCTGCGCTTACGGACCCTTCGGACGACGCCAACAACTTCTCGCCGGACATGATCCGGCGTGTCGAGACGTGGGCTGCAGAGCGTGGTGGCGAGATTACGGCGTATCGCGTCAGCAGCGGAACCCAGTTGACTCTAGTTGGCGCCGTCACGGCAGGCCGGCCGCAGTTCATCAACTCGTATTTTATCGATCCCGATTCGTATCCCCTTACGAATGACGTGTTTGCAGAAGACCCACCCGGCGTGCCGTTGGGCGAGCTGTTAACCGGCGAAGGGAACGAGGTCGTCATTTCACGCAATTTGGCTGACCGTGAGTCGATCTCGGTAGGCGACGCAGTGCGAGTCAGCGGATCGGATCGGGACTTTGTCGTACGGGGTATCGTGCCGACGGCAGTGCAAGCCGGGTTCTTCCAGCTCGTATCCAACGAACTGCTGTCGGTGATATTCGGTTTTGCCTACTTCGACCGCGATGCCGTCGACGGTGTGCTCGACCTGAACATCGGCCCGAACCGGCTCGGAGTCATATTTCCCGATGGTACGCCGTTTGACCAGGTCGACGACTACCGCCGTGAACTGTGGCCGATCGTGTCCAATGGTCGCGTTTCGGTGAATTCGATCCGCACGCCGAGCGACATCCTCGAAGCGTCGGCTGTCATCTCCGATGTGCTCGGGCGCTTTATCGTCGTGCTTGGCCTCGGGGCGATGCTGCTGGGCGGGGTGGGCATCATCAACACGATGTTAGTACTTGTGCGCCGGCGCACTGAGGAGATCGCCGCGCTCAAGACGTTTGGCCTCAAGGGCCGGCAAGTAGCGATGATGTTTCTCGCTGAGGCGATGTGGATAGGCGTGTTCGGCAGCCTTGTCGGCGGCGTGTTCGGGGTCGCGCTCAGCGGCGTCGCCAACCGCTTCGGTTCCGATCTGATCCAACAACCGCTGTCGTTCAGAATCTACCCAGAGGCGATTCTGTTCGGTGGCGTTCTGGGGGTATTCGTCAGCGCCGTGTTCGGCATTCTACCGGTGCTGTCGGCGGCGAAAGTCCGGCCCGCCATCGTGCTGCGCCCGAACGACGTTTCGAACGTCACGGCCGGTTGTTTGCCGCGGCTTGCTGCTATCGGGTTTATCGTCATCGCGCTTGGCCTGATCGCTGGGCAGATCATCGGGTTCCCGCTGGTGGGGGTCATCGGCGTCGCTGTGACGCTGTTGATTCTCGGCATTTTGGCGTGCGTCATGTGGGCGATCGTGTGGCTGGTGGGCAAACTGCCATCGTTCGGGAGTGTCGACTTGCGGCTGGCACTGCGCGACTTGACGACCCGGCGGATGCGCACGGCGATCACGCTGCTGGCGCTGAGCGCCGGCATGTTCGCGCTGAGTAGTATCGCGTTCTTCGGCGAGTCGGTGCGCGATATCCTTCAGTTTTCGTTCACCAACACGCTCGGCGGCAATGTATTGATGTTCCCTGTGCTGCCGCAAGAACTCGCACGGCCGATCATCGATGGACGTCTCGACACGTTGGAGGGCGTCGAATCTCGTTCGCGGTTGATGATGTTTGCCGGTACGCTGCGCGACATCCAGCGTGCGGATGGTTCTCAGCCGCCGCGCATGGATTCGCTCAACATCAATGTCACCGTCCGTGACACGGACGATCCGAACTGGTCGATACCGGGGATCACGGCGGGCCGGTCGCTGACGGAGGCAGATCGCGGAACGCTGGTCGCCGTATATATCAAACCGCAGTTCACACCTGACGGCGAAGCGCCGGCGTACCGACTCGGCGACCGACTGACGATTTATCAATTCAGCAGCAGGCAGTCGCTCACGGTTGAAATCGTCGGGGTTGCGGACTCGTCGCCGACTGGCGGCTTCGGGGGACTGTGGCTGCCACCGGACCTCATCGCGCCGCGCTACGCCGACTTCACGCTCAACCTCGCCAAAATCGCGCCCGACAAACTCAACGACGCGCTGCTTGGCTTGTCGACTCTGCCGCTCGTGTTGACGTTTGATATCTCGTTCTTCGACGGTATCCTGACGCGGCTCATCACCCAATTCAGCGCGCTGCCGCTGCTCGTCGGCATTCTGTCGCTGGGCGCAGCGGCCGTGATCACGGCGAATACCGTCGCACTAGCGACGCTTGAGCGCCGCCGGCAGACCGGCGTGATGCGCGCCATTGGCCTAAAGGGCGGGCGCGTGCTGCGCATCCTGCTGCTTGAAAACGTGATCGTGAGCTTGCTTGGCGCGCTGATTGGGATCGGCTTGAGCGCGTTAGGCGTGTGGATGATGACCACCTTCAGCTTCGAGAGCGCAATTCTGATACCGCGCAGCGCGCTGCCGATTGCCGTGCTGCTCGTGCTGGTCGCCATCGGAATAGGGGCGTTTGCCACGTATGCCAGCGGGTCCGTTGCCGTTCGCGAGCGCATTATGAACACCCTGCGCTACGAGTAG
- a CDS encoding serine hydrolase: protein MDVEKIVAEQEQAFSGVVMVRQGGKVVHAKGYGLAHRAEAIPNRIDTRFGTASGTKTFTATAICQLAEAGKIDLSAPISDYIREGLPTYDPDVTVHQLLCHTSGIADYLPDDLSDEEYAALFTRYPVYTLRGPADYLTMFPSGMVFKPGERFAYNNGAYILLALLVETASGMPYAKYVEENVFAKAGMSDSGFFESDRLPARTALGYLADQGNGTGRTNVFLLPIRGGGDGGAYVTAPDMCKFWDALHSDQLMGKVMRERMLGIQATNPDDPTDSYGYGVWIVTDAAGRITRYGAIGEDQGVVFSSIVLPQHDSLVTVISNTREGPTWALARDLRTAITE from the coding sequence GTGGATGTTGAAAAGATAGTCGCGGAGCAGGAGCAAGCGTTTTCGGGTGTGGTGATGGTGCGGCAAGGCGGCAAGGTCGTCCATGCGAAGGGGTATGGGCTGGCTCACAGGGCGGAGGCAATCCCCAATAGGATTGATACTCGATTTGGGACAGCATCGGGTACAAAGACGTTCACGGCCACGGCGATCTGCCAACTGGCGGAAGCGGGCAAGATTGACCTGAGCGCGCCAATCAGCGACTACATCCGCGAAGGATTGCCCACTTATGACCCGGATGTGACGGTTCATCAACTGCTGTGCCACACATCAGGCATCGCCGATTACCTGCCCGATGACCTGAGCGACGAGGAGTATGCTGCGCTGTTCACGCGGTATCCGGTGTACACGCTGCGCGGGCCAGCCGACTATCTGACGATGTTCCCCAGCGGGATGGTTTTCAAACCGGGCGAACGTTTTGCGTACAACAACGGCGCATACATTCTGCTGGCGTTGCTGGTAGAAACGGCAAGCGGGATGCCGTACGCGAAGTACGTAGAAGAAAACGTCTTCGCTAAGGCAGGCATGAGCGACTCCGGCTTTTTCGAGTCCGACCGTCTACCCGCACGGACGGCGTTGGGCTATCTGGCAGACCAAGGCAACGGTACCGGGCGGACAAACGTGTTTCTCCTGCCGATCCGAGGGGGTGGCGACGGTGGAGCATATGTGACCGCGCCAGACATGTGCAAATTCTGGGACGCTCTGCATAGCGACCAACTCATGGGCAAGGTCATGCGTGAGCGAATGCTGGGCATTCAAGCTACCAACCCGGACGACCCGACGGATAGCTATGGCTATGGCGTGTGGATCGTAACCGACGCGGCCGGGCGAATCACCCGGTATGGCGCGATAGGGGAGGATCAGGGTGTTGTGTTCTCGTCCATCGTGCTGCCGCAGCACGACAGCTTGGTGACGGTCATCAGCAACACCAGAGAAGGGCCGACGTGGGCACTTGCTCGTGACCTCCGCACAGCAATCACGGAATGA
- a CDS encoding GntR family transcriptional regulator, whose translation MTDFYSHKASPKLSSLAEQVYDHLRLAVISSALKPGEKLVEMDIAAQMGTSQGPVREALQRLEHDGLVERRARIGSFVSELSYDEMYELVSVRSSIESFAIRRASTRITDEQCDELDDLVERMAAAGTNNDIMMLAQLDMNFHRRIVELSGSTTLLRVWSSLSNPVQRFVVQSHMEKYTDFVEIGLRHRPIVEALRARDGDAAVESIQTHLMLIWQVLDREPRE comes from the coding sequence TTGACTGACTTCTACTCTCACAAAGCCTCGCCCAAGCTGTCTTCGTTGGCGGAGCAGGTCTACGATCACCTGCGACTGGCCGTTATCAGCAGCGCCCTCAAACCCGGCGAGAAGCTGGTCGAAATGGACATCGCGGCGCAAATGGGGACAAGTCAAGGTCCCGTCCGCGAAGCGCTGCAGCGTCTCGAACACGACGGACTCGTCGAGCGGCGCGCGCGCATCGGCAGTTTCGTTAGCGAACTCTCGTACGATGAGATGTACGAGCTTGTTTCAGTCCGAAGTTCGATCGAAAGCTTCGCGATCCGCCGAGCGTCGACGCGCATCACCGATGAACAGTGCGATGAACTCGACGACTTGGTCGAACGCATGGCTGCTGCTGGCACGAACAACGACATCATGATGCTGGCTCAGCTTGACATGAATTTCCACCGCCGCATCGTTGAACTTTCCGGAAGCACGACATTGCTCCGCGTGTGGTCTTCGCTGTCCAATCCTGTTCAACGATTCGTCGTTCAATCCCACATGGAGAAGTACACCGACTTTGTCGAGATCGGACTGCGCCATCGTCCGATCGTCGAAGCGCTTCGGGCACGTGACGGAGATGCCGCTGTCGAAAGCATTCAGACCCACCTGATGCTGATCTGGCAAGTGCTTGATCGAGAACCGAGAGAGTAG